The following coding sequences are from one Homalodisca vitripennis isolate AUS2020 chromosome 7, UT_GWSS_2.1, whole genome shotgun sequence window:
- the LOC124366760 gene encoding cytochrome P450 4c21-like: MTMPWFPAVLLVLVLILLVVYLQFRWRYRHILATASQLPCPPTLPLLGNIPLLLSSSDRFSSSKNIFRSVEKFKGLFCIWVGPFPLFVVKDPANAQIILNSSGTIERDDMYSLFRTFLGNGLLSAPAHIWKKYRKLINPVMHASNVENFLPVFNDVGRKLTERFAASTAPSDHSDDIFDLALDATTRTVISKSRYTDETKKEVKYLIPRVGGMFILRLFKVWLHVDWLFRLLYRKELKEIFKKYDYLMDIINKGWKEEDNIRRGIASPDQSIERLPGINLVDVAFDNLPMTSEDHDWKDEFCTLVAAGTDTVHESLCFLLVTLGHHPEVQDSIFEEIQRVMGDLDRDVTVADVSAMTYLNQVILESIRLHGSISAIMRKATQDTKLPGCTLPAGSRILIALQAMGYDKEQFPNPKQFLPERFSPEKQKERHNYSFVPFSAGPRNCIGKSYAMIMMKTVLVHILRRLRVTSHTNLSDIKYEMKVVMHHKSPLLVSFHSR, encoded by the exons ATGACAATGCCATGGTTTCCTGCAGTGCTTCTCGTGCTCGTTCTAATCCTGCTAGTAGTCTACCTACAGTTCCGGTGGCGCTACAGACATATCCTGGCAACCGCTTCCCAGCTGCCTTGTCCTCCGACATTACCTTTGCTGGGAAACATCCCCTTGCTTCTCTCCTCTAGTGACAGATTCA GTTCGTCAAAGAATATATTTAGGAGCGTGGAAAAGTTCAAGGGCCTATTCTGCATATGGGTCGGGCCATTTCCTCTTTTCGTTGTAAAAGATCCTGCTAATGCTCAG ATCATTCTTAATAGCTCTGGTACGATAGAAAGAGATGATATGTATTCACTGTTTAGAACATTTTTGGGCAACGGCCTTCTTTCAGCTCCAG CTCATATATGGAAGAAATACAGAAAGCTGATAAACCCCGTTATGCACGCTTCTAATGTGGAAAACTTCCTTCCGGTGTTCAATGACGTCGGGAGAAAGTTGACAGAAAGGTTTGCTGCCAGCACTGCACCATCTGATCACTCAGACGATATTTTTGACTTAGCTTTGGATGCTACAACga gaACAGTTATTTCAAAAAGCCGGTATACTGACGAAACAAAGaaggaagtaaaatatttaatacctag AGTCGGAGGAATGTTCATCTTGCGACTATTCAAGGTTTGGCTACATGTTGACTGGCTCTTCAGATTATTGTACCGGAAAGAGTTAAAGGAGATCTTCAAAAAGTACGATTATCTCATGGACATAATCAACAAG GGATGGAAAGAGGAAGATAATATCCGAAGAGGGATTGCAAGTCCAGATCAAAGTATTGAGC GTTTGCCTGGAATAAACCTAGTGGATGTAGCTTTTGACAATCTCCCGATGACATCAGAGGACCACGACTGGAAGGACGAGTTTTGCACCTTAGTAGCAGcc GGGACCGACACTGTTCATGAGTCTTTGTGTTTTCTGCTGGTGACATTAGGGCACCATCCAGAAGTCcag gaCAGTATCTTTGAGGAGATACAGAGAGTTATGGGTGACCTTGACCGTGACGTCACTGTTGCTGACGTCAGCGCCATGACCTACCTGAACCAGGTCATCCTAGAGAGCATCAGACTTCATGGGAGCATCTCAGCAATTATGAGAAAGGCAACACAGGATACAAAATTGC CTGGATGCACGCTGCCGGCCGGAAGTCGCATATTAATAGCACTCCAAGCAATGGGTTATGATAAAGAACAGTTCCCAAATCCGAAACAGTTTCTGCCTGAACGGTTCTCTCCAGAGAAGCAAAAGGAACGACACAACTACTCTTTCGTGCCGTTCAGTGCTGGTCCTCGTAACTGTAtag GGAAGTCGTACGCAATGATCATGATGAAGACAGTCCTGGTCCATATCCTGCGCCGTCTGCGGGTTACGTCACATACTAATTTGTCAGATATCAAGTACGAAATGAAGGTCGTGATGCACCACAAGTCTCCACTCCTAGTCTCGTTCCATTCAAGATAA